A stretch of Fusarium poae strain DAOMC 252244 chromosome 2, whole genome shotgun sequence DNA encodes these proteins:
- a CDS encoding hypothetical protein (TransMembrane:11 (i135-158o178-196i344-365o385-415i793-814o826-844i872-893o905-922i943-964o976-996i1003-1022o)) — MSGNFLDPKAMLDPRQRSLSEAGTISSVGDTTIVPSINQQTPDEKGIKFPPVPPSNNAPFSHTPDELNNLLDPKSLDTLRSFGGLQGLAQSLNVDVNAGLSVDELQTQNASSNERIRIYGRNQLPAKKPKSIWRLAWITFQEAVLVLLTVAGTISLALGLYETFGTTHAPDDPTPVDWVEGVAILAAVAIVVVVASHNDWQKEKAFVKLNTKKDDREVKVLRSGKSMLINVADIVVGDVLYLEPGDLIPVDGIFIDGHNVKCDESTATGESDALKKTPGAKALTPDPKSTKESDPFIISGSRVLEGMGTFMCTSVGVNSSFGKIMMSVRTDIESTPLQKKLEKLAVAIAQLGGGASVLMFFILLFRFCANLPGDDRPAEEKASTFVDLLVVAIAIIAVAVPEGLPLAVTLALAFATTRLLKENNLVRVLRACETMGNATCICSDKTGTLTTNKMTVTAGRFGSSTFTSDIPSWASGLPADTKKLITQSVAINSTAFEGEEDGVATFIGSKTETALLQLAKDHLGMQSLAEARANETIVVIEPFDSARKYMTAVIKTPTGCRLLIKGASEIVLGYCQTQVDPSNGNIDDLDRKAAEGAINAFAEKSLRTIGMAYKDFAETPDLENLTDLTLLGIVGIQDPVRTGVPEAVQNARRAGVVTRMVTGDNIVTARAIATECGIFTDGIVMEGPEFRKLSEEELDRVIPRLQVLARSSPDDKRVLVTRLKVLGETVAVTGDGTNDAPALKAADIGFSMGISGTEVAKEASEIILMDDNFASIITALKWGRAVNDAVQKFLQFQITVNITAVILSFVTSMYNDDMEPVLKAVQLLWINLIMDTMAALALATDPPTDAILDRPPQPKSAPLITMNMWKMIIGQSIFQLVVVLVLYFAGGAILNYDTSIESEKLQLDTIIFNVFVWMQIFNELNCRRLDNKFNVFVGIHRNLFFIFINCIMIGLQIAIVFVGNRVFDIDPNGLDGVQWAISIIIAAFSLPWGVLVRIFPDEWFAKVVYFVAPPFVAAYGWFSNIWGKFARLFKKSKKTDSDSDESSMEGGKEKSSTSGPMIVEP; from the exons ATGTCTGGTAACTTCCTGGACCCCAAGGCCATGCTGGACCCCCGTCAGCGCTCCCTCAGCGAGGCGGGCACCATCTCCTCAGTCGGCGACACAACCATTGTGCCCAGCATTAACCAGCAAACTCCAGATGAGAAGGGCATCAAGTTTCCTCCTGTTCCCCCCTCCAACAACGCTCCCTTCTCCCATACTCCAGATGAACTTAACAATCTACTTGACCCCAAATCTCTGGACACACTTAGAAGTTTCGGTGGTCTACAGGGTCTGGCGCAAAGTCTCAATGTGGACGTAAACGCCGGTCTCAGTGTGGATGAACTCCAAACACAAAACGCTTCATCCAATGAAAGAATCCGTATCTACGGTCGCAACCAGCTCCCCGCCAAGAAACCAAAGTCTATCTGGCGATTAGCTTGGATCACCTTCCAGGAAGCGGTCTTGGTTCTCTTGACGGTGGCTGGTACCATCTCTCTCGCCCTTGGTCTCTATGAGACATTCGGAACGACCCATGCGCCCGATGACCCTACACCCGTTGATTGGGTTGAGGGTGTTGCCATTCTCGCTGCCGTTGCTATCGTTGTGGTTGTTGCTTCGCATAACGATTGGCAGAAAGAAAAGGCCTTTGTCAAgctcaacaccaagaagGATGATCGTGAGGTCAAGGTTCTTCGATCTGGCAAGTCAATGCTCATCAATGTCGCTGACATCGTTGTTGGCGATGTCTTGTACCTCGAGCCTGGTGACTTGATTCCCGTTGACGGTATCTTTATCGATGGACACAACGTCAAGTGCGACGAGTCTACTGCCACTGGCGAGTCTGACGCCCTGAAGAAGACGCCTGGTGCAAAGGCACTTACACCTGACCCCAAGAGCACCAAGGAATCCGACCCTTTCATCATCTCCGGTTCAAGGGTTCTTGAGGGTATGGGTACGTTCATGTGTACTTCAGTCGGTGTGAACAGTAGCTTTGGTAAGATCATGATGTCTGTCCGCACAGATATCGAGTCAACACCTCTTCAGAAGAAACTTGAGAAGCTAGCTGTTGCTATTGCCCAGCTGGGTGGTGGTGCCTCAGTTCTCATGTTCTTCATCCTTCTTTTCCGCTTCTGTGCCAACCTTCCTGGTGATGATCGACCTGCTGAGGAGAAGGCCTCGACATTTGTCGATTTACTCGTCGTCGCTATCGCTATCATTGCTGTCGCTGTTCCTGAGGGTCTTCCTCTTGCTGTCACACTTGCGCTTGCTTTCGCTACCACTCGTCTTCTGAAGGAGAACAACCTGGTTCGCGTCCTCCGAGCCTGTGAGACAATGGGTAACGCTACTTGTATTTGCTCCGACAAAACAGGAACTTTG ACAACGAATAAAATGACCGTCACTGCTGGTCGTTTCGGCTCTTCCACCTTTACATCCGATATTCCTTCTTGGGCCTCTGGTCTTCCCGCCGACACCAAGAAACTCATCACCCAGTCTGTTGCCATCAACTCCACTGCCTTCGaaggtgaagaagatggtgTCGCCACCTTCATCGGCTCCAAGACCGAGACCGCTCTGCTCCAACTCGCTAAGGACCATCTCGGTATGCAATCTCTTGCCGAGGCACGCGCCAACGAAACCATTGTCGTCATCGAACCCTTCGACTCAGCCAGGAAGTACATGACTGCTGTTATCAAGACTCCCACTGGCTGCCGACTTCTGATCAAGGGCGCTTCTGAGATTGTCCTTGGATATTGCCAGACCCAAGTCGACCCTTCCAACGGTAACATTGATGATTTGGATCGCAAGGCTGCTGAGGGAGCTATCAACGCTTTTGCTGAAAAGTCCCTTCGCACAATCGGTATGGCGTATAAGGACTTTGCCGAAACTCCGGATCTTGAGAACTTGACCGACTTGACCCTTCTTGGTATTGTCGGCATCCAAGACCCCGTTCGTACTGGTGTTCCCGAAGCTGTTCAGAACGCCCGTCGTGCTGGAGTCGTCACTCGCATGGTTACAGGCGACAACATCGTCACTGCACGTGCCATCGCTACTGAGTGTGGTATCTTCACTGATGGTATCGTCATGGAAGGTCCCGAGTTCCGAAAGCTCTCCGAAGAAGAACTCGATCGTGTCATTCCTCGTCTGCAAGTCCTAGCCCGTTCATCGCCCGACGACAAGCGCGTCTTGGTTACCCGTCTCAAGGTTCTCGGCGAGACTGTGGCTGTAACAGGTGACGGCACAAACGATGCGCCTGCACTCAAGGCCGCAGATATCGGATTCTCTATGGGTATTTCTGGCACTGAAGTTGCTAAGGAGGCTTCTGAGATTATCCTCATGGACGACAACTTTGCTTCGATTATCACTGCTTTGAAGTGGGGACGTGCTGTCAACGATGCCGTGCAGAAGTTCCTCCAGTTTCAGATCACTGTCAACATTACCGCTGTCATCCTTTCCTTTGTTACTTCCATGTACAACGACGATATGGAGCCTGTGCTTAAGGCTGTGCAGCTTCTATGG ATCAACCTGATCATGGACACTATGGCTGCTCTCGCTCTCGCCACCGATCCTCCTACCGATGCCATCCTCGACCGCCCTCCTCAGCCCAAGTCCGCGCCACTCATCACCATGAAC ATGTGGAAGATGATCATTGGCCAGTCCATCTTCCAGCTGGTCGTCGTTCTCGTTCTCTACTTCGCCGGTGGTGCCATCCTCAACTACGACACGAGCATCGAGAGCGAGAAGCTCCAACTCGacaccatcatcttcaatgTCTTTGTCTGGATGCAAATCTTCAACGAACTCAACTGCAGACGTCTTGACAACAAGTTCAATGTTTTTGTCGGCATCCACCGCAACCtgttcttcatcttcatcaactgCATCATGATCGGACTCCAGATCGCTATCGTCTTTGTCGGTAACCGCGTTTTCGATATCGATCCCAATGGTCTTGACGGTGTTCAGTGGGCGATCTCGATCATTATCGCTGCTTTCAGTCTGCCGTGGGGAGTACTGGTCAGGATCTTTCCGGATGAGTGGTTTGCCAAGGTGGTTTACTTTGTTGCACCACCTTTCGTTGCTGCGTATGGCTGGTTCTCCAACATTTGGGGCAAGTTTGCTAGACTATTTAAGAAGTCTAAGAAGACGGACAGTGACAGCGATGAATCTTCTATGGAGGGTGGCAAGGAGAAGTCGTCAACATCAGGTCCGATGATTGTTGAGCCCTAG
- the FUB11 gene encoding Efflux pump fub11 (TransMembrane:11 (o119-138i150-168o174-196i208-232o238-258i315-339o351-372i393-413o419-443i450-475o487-507i)): protein MNFNTPSPSTGTIADGTGMKSQHSTRTFYQRVSDIFSHPQIDTKDLLNQAYAGNGTEQSPYHITFLPNDPQNAMTFSQWKKWSFTGLQALATLATTFSSSAYSGGMKQIIQYFKVSQEVATLGISLYVLGFALGPLVWAPLSEEYGRRRIFFFSFMAATAFSAGAAGVESISALLVLRFLTGSVGSAPLSNAPAIIADMFDKSERGMAMCMFSGAPFLGPAIGPIAGGFLALTQGWRWLHGAMAIFTGIIWIIATLLIPETYAPYILRQRRQILSRATGKVYISGYDADRPARSAAHHLKATLTRPWVLLFKEPIVLITSIYISIIYGTMYMCFAAFPIVFQNGRGWNQGIGGLAFSGIVVGVILAILTFVLEDKRYARAARSRGAPLEPEDRLPPAMVGSILIPVGLFWFAWTSFESVHWIVPIVGTVSFAWGLVLVFMALLNYLIDSYVVFAASVMAANSALRSLFGAAFPLFTKQMYQNLGVHWASSIPAFLALACVPFPFLFFKYGRQIRMKCEYAAEAVNVLEKMRTQDITVTEDDAMEEAEEMWRASRHNSRASGV from the exons ATGAATTTTAATACTCCTTCGCCGTCAACCGGAACTATTGCGGACGGAACAGGCATGAAATCACAGCATTCAACCCGTACCTTTTACCAACGAGTGTCAGACATCTTCAGCCACCCCCAGATTGATACTAAAGATCTTCTCAATCAAGCATATGCAGGAAACGGTACGGAACAATCTCCATATCACATCACATTCCTCCCCAACGACCCCCAAAATGCCATGACATTCTCACAGTGGAAGAAATGGTCTTTTACCGGCCTTCAGGCTCTCGCTACTCTTGCCACAACATTTTCCAGTTCGGCATACTCAGGAGGGATGAAGCAAATCATCCAATACTTCAAAGTGTCTCAAGAAGTTGCCACGCTCGGTATCTCATTATATGTTCTGGGCTTCGCACTGGGACCTCTTGTCTGGGCTCCACTCTCAGAAGAATATGGCCGACGAAGAATATTCTTCTTCAGCTTTATGGCAGCAACGGCGTTTAGCGCTGGGGCAGCCGGGGTGGAATCAATATCGGCATTGCTGGTCCTTCGGTTCTTAACCGGATCGGTCGGGTCGGCACCTCTTTCCAACGCACCAGCTATTATTGCGGATATGTTTGACAAGTCAGAGCGGGGGATGGCAATGTGTATGTTCTCAGGGGCACCATTTTTAGGACCTGCTATTG GGCCCATCGCAGGAGGCTTCTTGGCTCTGACCCAGGGTTGGCGCTGGCTCCATGGAGCTATGGCTATATTTACTGGAATCATATGGATCATCGCAACACTTCTTATTCCAGAGACATATGCACCATATATCCTCAGACAGCGACGTCAAATCCTATCGAGAGCTACAGGCAAAGTATACATCTCAGGGTATGATGCAGATAGGCCAGCAAGGTCCGCAGCTCACCACCTCAAAGCGACCTTGACAAGACCCTGGGTACTTCTGTTTAAAGAACCCATCGTTCTGATCACCTCTATTTACATATCGATAATTTACGGCACCATGTATATGTGCTTTGCCGCATTCCCCATTGTCTTCCAAAACGGAAGAGGTTGGAATCAGGGCATTGGAGGACTTGCATTTAGTGGCATCGTTGTCGGGGTCATACTGGCCATCTTGACCTTTGTACTCGAAGACAAGCGCTATGCCCGAGCAGCTCGAAGCAGAGGCGCGCCACTGGAACCCGAAGATAGGTTACCACCCGCAATGGTGGGCTCTATTCTTATCCCTGTAGGCCTGTTTTGGTTTGCGTGGACTAGCTTTGAAAGCGTTCACTGGATTGTTCCAATAGTTGGTACTGTCTCCTTCGCTTGGGGTCTTGTCCTGGTCTTCATGGCGCTACTCAATTACCTTATTGATTCAT ATGTCGTTTTTGCTGCATCCGTTATGGCGGCCAACTCAGCCCTCCGATCTCTTTTTGGCGCTGCATTTCCTCTGTTCACAAAACAGATGTACCAGAATCTAGGTGTTCATTGGGCCAGTTCTATACCAGCGTTTCTCGCATTGGCTTGTGTACCTTTTCCGTTCTTATTCTTCAAGTATGGGCGACAAATACGGATGAAATGTGAATATGCGGCTGAAGCGGTCAATGTTCTCGAGAAAATGAGGACACAGGATATTACAGTTACTGAAGATGATGCTATggaagaggccgaggagaTGTGGAGGGCTAGTAGGCACAACAGTCGTGCCAGTGGAGTATAA
- a CDS encoding hypothetical protein (SECRETED:SignalP(1-21)~MEROPS:MER0030934) produces the protein MKLLTNIGTLLALGPVQHVSATPHAPGEHYNLVRLEGYGSVSGTTVNSTLTKKDLPAPVDAWMGIDYALQPTGHRRFKAAEWPKPFKGVKRADSYGKTCIQEITAKTPLESQSEACLNFNVFRTQGVPLTKKLPVLVWIHGGAFFSGSWASFDGAAFAASSMEPIVVVNFHYRVNSLGFLPSKLFQDEGLSNLGIRDQRLMLEFVQRHIEAFGGDKDAVTIGGCSAGGHLTLSFKNFS, from the coding sequence ATGAAACTTCTTACGAACATTGGCACATTGCTGGCCCTTGGGCCGGTCCAGCATGTTTCGGCGACACCCCACGCGCCTGGAGAACACTACAACCTTGTCAGACTTGAAGGGTATGGCAGTGTATCTGGAACAACTGTCAATAGTACCCTGACCAAGAAGGATCTCCCCGCTCCTGTGGATGCTTGGATGGGCATCGACTACGCGCTCCAGCCCACGGGTCATCGACGTTTTAAAGCAGCAGAGTGGCCCAAACCTTTCAAGGGTGTCAAACGCGCTGACAGCTATGGAAAGACATGTATCCAGGAAATCACAGCCAAGACGCCTCTCGAGTCACAAAGCGAGGCCTGTCTTAACTTCAACGTGTTTCGAACCCAAGGCGTGCCGTTGACTAAGAAGCTCCCCGTCCTCGTGTGGATTCATGGCGGTGCATTCTTTTCAGGAAGCTGGGCCAGTTTTGACGGCGCTGCATTCGCAGCTTCATCCATGGAACCCATCGTCGTGGTCAACTTCCACTACCGCGTCAACTCGCTCGGCTTTCTTCCATCCAAACTCTTCCAAGATGAGGGTCTTTCTAATCTCGGCATTCGTGACCAGCGACTCATGTTGGAGTTTGTCCAGAGACATATTGAGGCTTTTGGAGGTGACAAGGATGCTGTTACTATCGGCGGTTGCTCTGCTGGTGGTCACTTAACTCTCTCCTTTAAAAATTTTTCCTAA